From Callithrix jacchus isolate 240 chromosome 15, calJac240_pri, whole genome shotgun sequence, one genomic window encodes:
- the GRIP2 gene encoding glutamate receptor-interacting protein 2 isoform X23, whose product MWQAAGLIFPKTHLTEEKTGLDDGPYSKGGKDTGGADVSLACRRQSIPEEFRGITVVELIKKEGSTLGLTISGGTDKDGKPRVSNLRPGGLAARSDLLNVGDYIRSVNGIHLTRLRHDEIITLLKNVGERVVLEVEYELPPPAPENNPRIISKTVDVSLYKEGNSFGFVLRGGAHEDGHKSRPLVLTYVRPGGPADREGSLKVGDRLLSVDGIPLHGASHATALATLRQCSHEALFQVEYDVATPDTVANASGPLMVEIVKTPGSALGISLTTTSHRNKSVITIDRIKPASVVDRSGALHSGDHILSIDGTSTEHCSLLEATKLLASVSEKVRLEILPVPQSQRPLRPSEAALSSTPFSSPTLNHAFSCNNPSTLPRGSQPMSPRTTIGRRRQRRREHKSSLSLASSTVGPGGQIVHTETTEVVLCGDPLSGFGLQLQGGIFATETLSSPPLVCFIEPDSPAERCGLLQVGDRVLSINGIATEDGTMEEANQLLRDAALAHKVMLEVEFDVAESVIPSSGTFHVKLPKKRGVELGITISSASRKRGEPLIISDIKKGSVAHRTGTLEPGDKLLAIDNIRLDNCPMEDAVQILRQCEDLVKLKIRKDEDNSDELETTGAVSYTVELKRYGGPLGITISGTEEPFDPIVISGLTKRGLAERTGAIHVGDRILAINSVSLKGRPLSEAIHLLQVAGETVTLKIKKQLDRPLLPHKAGSHSETSDADEDPAEAQKGGMPAARFSSAVPSVDSAVESWDSSTSEGGFGGPGSYAPQTAARGVTPQEWRSGRLRGSPPPTDPRRTSYTPTPADESFPEEEEEDWEPPPSPAPGPAREEGFWRVFGEALEDLESCGQSEMLRELEASIMTGTVQRVALEGRPGHRPWQRGREVRASPAEMEELLLPTPLEMHKVTLHKDPMRNDFGFSVSDGLLEKGVYVHTVRPDGPAHRGGLRPLDRVLQVNHVRTRDFDCCLAVPLLAEAGDVLELVISRNMLAHSSRAPRAPGPSSPQML is encoded by the exons ACGATGGGCCCTACTCCAAAGGAGGCAAGGACACAGGAGGGGCCGATGTTTCCCTGGCCTGCCGCAGACAGAGCATTCCAG AGGAGTTCCGAGGGATCACCGTGGTGGAGCTGATCAAGAAAGAAGGCAGCACGCTGGGCCTTACTATCTCAGGTGGCACCGACAAGGATGGGAAGCCCAGGGTCTCCAACCTGAGACCTGGGGGACTTGCGGCCAG GAGTGATCTGCTGAATGTCGGTGACTACATTCGGTCTGTGAATGGGATCCACCTGACCAGGCTCCGCCATGATGAGATCATCACCCTGCTCAAGAATGTGGGCGAGCGCGTGGTGCTGGAGGTGGAGTATGAGCTGCCCCCGCCCG CTCCTGAGAATAACCCAAGGATCATTTCAAAGACAGTGGACGTCTCCCTCTACAAGGAGGGCAATAGCTTTGGCTTTGTCCTTAGAG GAGGTGCCCATGAAGATGGGCACAAGTCCCGCCCACTTGTCCTGACCTACGTGCGGCCCGGTGGCCCTGCCGACAG GGAGGGCTCCCTGAAGGTGGGTGACAGGCTGCTCAGCGTTGATGGGATCCCACTGCATGGGGCCAGCCATGCCACCGCCCTGGCCACCCTGCGGCAGTGCAGCCACGAGGCACTTTTCCAGGTGGAGTATGATGTGGCCACCCCTG ACACGGTGGCCAATGCTTCAGGACCCTTGATGGTGGAAATAGTCAAGACGCCAGGGTCTGCCCTGGGAATCTCGCTTACCACCACCTCCCACCGGAACAAGTCGGTCATCACCATTGACCGCATCAAGCCAGCCAGTGTAGTGGACAG GAGCGGAGCCCTGCACTCTGGAGACCATATCCTGTCCATCGATGGCACCAGCACAGAACACTGCTCGTTACTTGAGGCCACCAAGCTCCTGGCCAGTGTGTCGGAGAAGGTGCGGCTGGAGATCCTGCCTGTGCCCCAGAGTCAGCGGCCACTGAGGCCCTCAGAGGCAG CCTTGTCTTCAACTCCCTTTTCCTCACCGACCTTGAACCATGCCTTTTCCTGCAACAACCCCAGCACCCTTCCTCGTGGATCCCAGCCCATGAGTCCCCGAACTACGATAGGGCGGAGGAGACAGCGAAGAAGGGAACACAAGAGCTCAT TGTCGCTGGCCTCCAGCACCGTGGGGCCAGGCGGGCAGATTGTGCACACAGAGACCACGGAGGTTGTGCTCTGCGGAGACCCCCTCAGCGGCTTCGGCCTCCAGCTCCAGGGCGGCATCTTCGCCACCGAGACCCTGTCCTCCCCACCCCTCGTGTGCTTCATCGAGCCTGACAGCCCGGCTGAGAG GTGTGGGCTGCTGCAGGTGGGGGACCGAGTCCTGTCCATCAACGGCATTGCCACTGAGGATGGGACTATGGAGGAAGCCAACCAGCTCCTGCGGGATGCCGCGCTGGCCCACAAGGTCATGTTAGAGGTGGAGTTTGATGTGGCGG AGTCTGTCATCCCGAGCAGTGGCACCTTCCACGTGAAACTGCCCAAGAAGCGTGGCGTGGAGCTGGGCATCACCATTAGCT CAGCCAGCAGGAAGCGAGGGGAGCCCCTGATCATCTCCGACATCAAGAAAGGCAGTGTGGCACACAG GACGGGAACCCTGGAGCCAGGCGACAAGCTGCTGGCCATCGACAATATCCGCCTGGACAATTGCCCCATGGAGGACGCCGTGCAAATCCTGCGGCAGTGCGAGGACCTGGTGAAGCTGAAGATCCGGAAGGATGAGGACAACTCTG ACGAGCTGGAGACCACAGGTGCTGTCAGCTACACAGTGGAGCTGAAGCGTTACGGGGGGCCCCTGGGCATCACCATTTCGGGCACGGAGGAACCTTTTGACCCCATTGTCATCTCAGGCCTCACCAAGCGTGGCCTGGCTGAGAG GACTGGTGCCATCCATGTGGGGGATCGCATTCTGGCCATCAACAGCGTTAGCCTCAAGGGCCGGCCACTAAGTGAGGCCATCCACCTCCTGCAGGTGGCTGGAGAGACCGTCACATTGAAGATCAAGAAGCAGCTAGACC GCCCCCTCCTACCCCACAAGGCGGGCAGCCACAGTGAGACCAGTGATGCTGATGAGGACCCAGCAGAGGCCCAGAAGGGCGGCATGCCAGCAGCCCGCTTCTCGTCAGCTGTGCCCAGTGTGGACAGTGCTGTGGAGTCTTGGGACAGCTCGACCAGCGAGGGTGGCTTTGGGGGCCCAG GGTCCTACGCGCCACAGACGGCAGCCCGGGGAGTGACCCCGCAGGAGTGGAGGTCCGGCCGGCTGAGGGGCAGTCCTCCACCCACCGATCCCCGGAGGACGAGCTATACTCCAACCCCCGCCGACGAGAGCTTccccgaggaggaggaggaggattggGAGCCGCCACCGAG CCCAGCCCCTGGCCCTGCCCGAGAGGAGGGCTTCTGGCGAGTGTTTGGAGAAGCTCTCGAAGACCTGGAGTCATGTGGTCAGTCAGAGATGCTGAGGGAACTGGAG GCATCCATCATGACAGGCACCGTGCAGAGGGTGGCCCTCGAGGGCAGGCCTGGCCACCGGCCTTGGCAGAGGGGCCGGGAGGTACGAGCCTCCCCTGCAGAGATGGAGGAACTGCTACTGCCGACACCCTTGGAGATGCACAAG GTGACCCTGCACAAGGACCCCATGAGGAATGACTTCGGTTTCAGCGTCTCGGATGGCCTCCTGGAGAAAGGTGTCTACGTCCACACTGTGCGCCCTGATGGGCCAGCCCACCGTGGGGGCCTCCGTCCCTTGGACAGGGTCCTTCAG
- the GRIP2 gene encoding glutamate receptor-interacting protein 2 isoform X13, with translation MWQAAGLIFPKTHLTEEKTGLDDGPYSKGGKDTGGADVSLACRRQSIPEEFRGITVVELIKKEGSTLGLTISGGTDKDGKPRVSNLRPGGLAARSDLLNVGDYIRSVNGIHLTRLRHDEIITLLKNVGERVVLEVEYELPPPAPENNPRIISKTVDVSLYKEGNSFGFVLRGGAHEDGHKSRPLVLTYVRPGGPADREGSLKVGDRLLSVDGIPLHGASHATALATLRQCSHEALFQVEYDVATPDTVANASGPLMVEIVKTPGSALGISLTTTSHRNKSVITIDRIKPASVVDRSGALHSGDHILSIDGTSTEHCSLLEATKLLASVSEKVRLEILPVPQSQRPLRPSEAVKVQRSEQPHRWDPCVPSCHSPRPGHCRMPTWATPAGQDQSRSLSSTPFSSPTLNHAFSCNNPSTLPRGSQPMSPRTTIGRRRQRRREHKSSLSLASSTVGPGGQIVHTETTEVVLCGDPLSGFGLQLQGGIFATETLSSPPLVCFIEPDSPAERCGLLQVGDRVLSINGIATEDGTMEEANQLLRDAALAHKVMLEVEFDVAESVIPSSGTFHVKLPKKRGVELGITISSASRKRGEPLIISDIKKGSVAHRTGTLEPGDKLLAIDNIRLDNCPMEDAVQILRQCEDLVKLKIRKDEDNSDELETTGAVSYTVELKRYGGPLGITISGTEEPFDPIVISGLTKRGLAERTGAIHVGDRILAINSVSLKGRPLSEAIHLLQVAGETVTLKIKKQLDRPLLPHKAGSHSETSDADEDPAEAQKGGMPAARFSSAVPSVDSAVESWDSSTSEGGFGGPGSYAPQTAARGVTPQEWRSGRLRGSPPPTDPRRTSYTPTPADESFPEEEEEDWEPPPSPAPGPAREEGFWRVFGEALEDLESCGQSEMLRELEASIMTGTVQRVALEGRPGHRPWQRGREVRASPAEMEELLLPTPLEMHKVTLHKDPMRNDFGFSVSDGLLEKGVYVHTVRPDGPAHRGGLRPLDRVLQVNHVRTRDFDCCLAVPLLAEAGDVLELVISRNMLAHSSRAPRAPGPSSPQML, from the exons ACGATGGGCCCTACTCCAAAGGAGGCAAGGACACAGGAGGGGCCGATGTTTCCCTGGCCTGCCGCAGACAGAGCATTCCAG AGGAGTTCCGAGGGATCACCGTGGTGGAGCTGATCAAGAAAGAAGGCAGCACGCTGGGCCTTACTATCTCAGGTGGCACCGACAAGGATGGGAAGCCCAGGGTCTCCAACCTGAGACCTGGGGGACTTGCGGCCAG GAGTGATCTGCTGAATGTCGGTGACTACATTCGGTCTGTGAATGGGATCCACCTGACCAGGCTCCGCCATGATGAGATCATCACCCTGCTCAAGAATGTGGGCGAGCGCGTGGTGCTGGAGGTGGAGTATGAGCTGCCCCCGCCCG CTCCTGAGAATAACCCAAGGATCATTTCAAAGACAGTGGACGTCTCCCTCTACAAGGAGGGCAATAGCTTTGGCTTTGTCCTTAGAG GAGGTGCCCATGAAGATGGGCACAAGTCCCGCCCACTTGTCCTGACCTACGTGCGGCCCGGTGGCCCTGCCGACAG GGAGGGCTCCCTGAAGGTGGGTGACAGGCTGCTCAGCGTTGATGGGATCCCACTGCATGGGGCCAGCCATGCCACCGCCCTGGCCACCCTGCGGCAGTGCAGCCACGAGGCACTTTTCCAGGTGGAGTATGATGTGGCCACCCCTG ACACGGTGGCCAATGCTTCAGGACCCTTGATGGTGGAAATAGTCAAGACGCCAGGGTCTGCCCTGGGAATCTCGCTTACCACCACCTCCCACCGGAACAAGTCGGTCATCACCATTGACCGCATCAAGCCAGCCAGTGTAGTGGACAG GAGCGGAGCCCTGCACTCTGGAGACCATATCCTGTCCATCGATGGCACCAGCACAGAACACTGCTCGTTACTTGAGGCCACCAAGCTCCTGGCCAGTGTGTCGGAGAAGGTGCGGCTGGAGATCCTGCCTGTGCCCCAGAGTCAGCGGCCACTGAGGCCCTCAGAGGCAG tgaaagtgcagaggagCGAGCAGCCGCACCGCTGGGACCCCTGCGTgccctcctgccacagcccccgGCCTGGGCACTGCAGGATGCCCACCTGGGCCACACCTGCTGGCCAGGACCAAAGTCGAT CCTTGTCTTCAACTCCCTTTTCCTCACCGACCTTGAACCATGCCTTTTCCTGCAACAACCCCAGCACCCTTCCTCGTGGATCCCAGCCCATGAGTCCCCGAACTACGATAGGGCGGAGGAGACAGCGAAGAAGGGAACACAAGAGCTCAT TGTCGCTGGCCTCCAGCACCGTGGGGCCAGGCGGGCAGATTGTGCACACAGAGACCACGGAGGTTGTGCTCTGCGGAGACCCCCTCAGCGGCTTCGGCCTCCAGCTCCAGGGCGGCATCTTCGCCACCGAGACCCTGTCCTCCCCACCCCTCGTGTGCTTCATCGAGCCTGACAGCCCGGCTGAGAG GTGTGGGCTGCTGCAGGTGGGGGACCGAGTCCTGTCCATCAACGGCATTGCCACTGAGGATGGGACTATGGAGGAAGCCAACCAGCTCCTGCGGGATGCCGCGCTGGCCCACAAGGTCATGTTAGAGGTGGAGTTTGATGTGGCGG AGTCTGTCATCCCGAGCAGTGGCACCTTCCACGTGAAACTGCCCAAGAAGCGTGGCGTGGAGCTGGGCATCACCATTAGCT CAGCCAGCAGGAAGCGAGGGGAGCCCCTGATCATCTCCGACATCAAGAAAGGCAGTGTGGCACACAG GACGGGAACCCTGGAGCCAGGCGACAAGCTGCTGGCCATCGACAATATCCGCCTGGACAATTGCCCCATGGAGGACGCCGTGCAAATCCTGCGGCAGTGCGAGGACCTGGTGAAGCTGAAGATCCGGAAGGATGAGGACAACTCTG ACGAGCTGGAGACCACAGGTGCTGTCAGCTACACAGTGGAGCTGAAGCGTTACGGGGGGCCCCTGGGCATCACCATTTCGGGCACGGAGGAACCTTTTGACCCCATTGTCATCTCAGGCCTCACCAAGCGTGGCCTGGCTGAGAG GACTGGTGCCATCCATGTGGGGGATCGCATTCTGGCCATCAACAGCGTTAGCCTCAAGGGCCGGCCACTAAGTGAGGCCATCCACCTCCTGCAGGTGGCTGGAGAGACCGTCACATTGAAGATCAAGAAGCAGCTAGACC GCCCCCTCCTACCCCACAAGGCGGGCAGCCACAGTGAGACCAGTGATGCTGATGAGGACCCAGCAGAGGCCCAGAAGGGCGGCATGCCAGCAGCCCGCTTCTCGTCAGCTGTGCCCAGTGTGGACAGTGCTGTGGAGTCTTGGGACAGCTCGACCAGCGAGGGTGGCTTTGGGGGCCCAG GGTCCTACGCGCCACAGACGGCAGCCCGGGGAGTGACCCCGCAGGAGTGGAGGTCCGGCCGGCTGAGGGGCAGTCCTCCACCCACCGATCCCCGGAGGACGAGCTATACTCCAACCCCCGCCGACGAGAGCTTccccgaggaggaggaggaggattggGAGCCGCCACCGAG CCCAGCCCCTGGCCCTGCCCGAGAGGAGGGCTTCTGGCGAGTGTTTGGAGAAGCTCTCGAAGACCTGGAGTCATGTGGTCAGTCAGAGATGCTGAGGGAACTGGAG GCATCCATCATGACAGGCACCGTGCAGAGGGTGGCCCTCGAGGGCAGGCCTGGCCACCGGCCTTGGCAGAGGGGCCGGGAGGTACGAGCCTCCCCTGCAGAGATGGAGGAACTGCTACTGCCGACACCCTTGGAGATGCACAAG GTGACCCTGCACAAGGACCCCATGAGGAATGACTTCGGTTTCAGCGTCTCGGATGGCCTCCTGGAGAAAGGTGTCTACGTCCACACTGTGCGCCCTGATGGGCCAGCCCACCGTGGGGGCCTCCGTCCCTTGGACAGGGTCCTTCAG
- the GRIP2 gene encoding glutamate receptor-interacting protein 2 isoform X29 has product MLCGLSRETPGEADDGPYSKGGKDTGGADVSLACRRQSIPEEFRGITVVELIKKEGSTLGLTISGGTDKDGKPRVSNLRPGGLAARSDLLNVGDYIRSVNGIHLTRLRHDEIITLLKNVGERVVLEVEYELPPPAPENNPRIISKTVDVSLYKEGNSFGFVLRGGAHEDGHKSRPLVLTYVRPGGPADREGSLKVGDRLLSVDGIPLHGASHATALATLRQCSHEALFQVEYDVATPDTVANASGPLMVEIVKTPGSALGISLTTTSHRNKSVITIDRIKPASVVDRSGALHSGDHILSIDGTSTEHCSLLEATKLLASVSEKVRLEILPVPQSQRPLRPSEAVKVQRSEQPHRWDPCVPSCHSPRPGHCRMPTWATPAGQDQSRSLSSTPFSSPTLNHAFSCNNPSTLPRGSQPMSPRTTIGRRRQRRREHKSSLSLASSTVGPGGQIVHTETTEVVLCGDPLSGFGLQLQGGIFATETLSSPPLVCFIEPDSPAERCGLLQVGDRVLSINGIATEDGTMEEANQLLRDAALAHKVMLEVEFDVAESVIPSSGTFHVKLPKKRGVELGITISSSRKRGEPLIISDIKKGSVAHRTGTLEPGDKLLAIDNIRLDNCPMEDAVQILRQCEDLVKLKIRKDEDNSDELETTGAVSYTVELKRYGGPLGITISGTEEPFDPIVISGLTKRGLAERTGAIHVGDRILAINSVSLKGRPLSEAIHLLQVAGETVTLKIKKQLDRPLLPHKAGSHSETSDADEDPAEAQKGGMPAARFSSAVPSVDSAVESWDSSTSEGGFGGPGSYAPQTAARGVTPQEWRSGRLRGSPPPTDPRRTSYTPTPADESFPEEEEEDWEPPPSPAPGPAREEGFWRVFGEALEDLESCGQSEMLRELEVTLHKDPMRNDFGFSVSDGLLEKGVYVHTVRPDGPAHRGGLRPLDRVLQVNHVRTRDFDCCLAVPLLAEAGDVLELVISRNMLAHSSRAPRAPGPSSPQML; this is encoded by the exons ACGATGGGCCCTACTCCAAAGGAGGCAAGGACACAGGAGGGGCCGATGTTTCCCTGGCCTGCCGCAGACAGAGCATTCCAG AGGAGTTCCGAGGGATCACCGTGGTGGAGCTGATCAAGAAAGAAGGCAGCACGCTGGGCCTTACTATCTCAGGTGGCACCGACAAGGATGGGAAGCCCAGGGTCTCCAACCTGAGACCTGGGGGACTTGCGGCCAG GAGTGATCTGCTGAATGTCGGTGACTACATTCGGTCTGTGAATGGGATCCACCTGACCAGGCTCCGCCATGATGAGATCATCACCCTGCTCAAGAATGTGGGCGAGCGCGTGGTGCTGGAGGTGGAGTATGAGCTGCCCCCGCCCG CTCCTGAGAATAACCCAAGGATCATTTCAAAGACAGTGGACGTCTCCCTCTACAAGGAGGGCAATAGCTTTGGCTTTGTCCTTAGAG GAGGTGCCCATGAAGATGGGCACAAGTCCCGCCCACTTGTCCTGACCTACGTGCGGCCCGGTGGCCCTGCCGACAG GGAGGGCTCCCTGAAGGTGGGTGACAGGCTGCTCAGCGTTGATGGGATCCCACTGCATGGGGCCAGCCATGCCACCGCCCTGGCCACCCTGCGGCAGTGCAGCCACGAGGCACTTTTCCAGGTGGAGTATGATGTGGCCACCCCTG ACACGGTGGCCAATGCTTCAGGACCCTTGATGGTGGAAATAGTCAAGACGCCAGGGTCTGCCCTGGGAATCTCGCTTACCACCACCTCCCACCGGAACAAGTCGGTCATCACCATTGACCGCATCAAGCCAGCCAGTGTAGTGGACAG GAGCGGAGCCCTGCACTCTGGAGACCATATCCTGTCCATCGATGGCACCAGCACAGAACACTGCTCGTTACTTGAGGCCACCAAGCTCCTGGCCAGTGTGTCGGAGAAGGTGCGGCTGGAGATCCTGCCTGTGCCCCAGAGTCAGCGGCCACTGAGGCCCTCAGAGGCAG tgaaagtgcagaggagCGAGCAGCCGCACCGCTGGGACCCCTGCGTgccctcctgccacagcccccgGCCTGGGCACTGCAGGATGCCCACCTGGGCCACACCTGCTGGCCAGGACCAAAGTCGAT CCTTGTCTTCAACTCCCTTTTCCTCACCGACCTTGAACCATGCCTTTTCCTGCAACAACCCCAGCACCCTTCCTCGTGGATCCCAGCCCATGAGTCCCCGAACTACGATAGGGCGGAGGAGACAGCGAAGAAGGGAACACAAGAGCTCAT TGTCGCTGGCCTCCAGCACCGTGGGGCCAGGCGGGCAGATTGTGCACACAGAGACCACGGAGGTTGTGCTCTGCGGAGACCCCCTCAGCGGCTTCGGCCTCCAGCTCCAGGGCGGCATCTTCGCCACCGAGACCCTGTCCTCCCCACCCCTCGTGTGCTTCATCGAGCCTGACAGCCCGGCTGAGAG GTGTGGGCTGCTGCAGGTGGGGGACCGAGTCCTGTCCATCAACGGCATTGCCACTGAGGATGGGACTATGGAGGAAGCCAACCAGCTCCTGCGGGATGCCGCGCTGGCCCACAAGGTCATGTTAGAGGTGGAGTTTGATGTGGCGG AGTCTGTCATCCCGAGCAGTGGCACCTTCCACGTGAAACTGCCCAAGAAGCGTGGCGTGGAGCTGGGCATCACCATTAGCT CCAGCAGGAAGCGAGGGGAGCCCCTGATCATCTCCGACATCAAGAAAGGCAGTGTGGCACACAG GACGGGAACCCTGGAGCCAGGCGACAAGCTGCTGGCCATCGACAATATCCGCCTGGACAATTGCCCCATGGAGGACGCCGTGCAAATCCTGCGGCAGTGCGAGGACCTGGTGAAGCTGAAGATCCGGAAGGATGAGGACAACTCTG ACGAGCTGGAGACCACAGGTGCTGTCAGCTACACAGTGGAGCTGAAGCGTTACGGGGGGCCCCTGGGCATCACCATTTCGGGCACGGAGGAACCTTTTGACCCCATTGTCATCTCAGGCCTCACCAAGCGTGGCCTGGCTGAGAG GACTGGTGCCATCCATGTGGGGGATCGCATTCTGGCCATCAACAGCGTTAGCCTCAAGGGCCGGCCACTAAGTGAGGCCATCCACCTCCTGCAGGTGGCTGGAGAGACCGTCACATTGAAGATCAAGAAGCAGCTAGACC GCCCCCTCCTACCCCACAAGGCGGGCAGCCACAGTGAGACCAGTGATGCTGATGAGGACCCAGCAGAGGCCCAGAAGGGCGGCATGCCAGCAGCCCGCTTCTCGTCAGCTGTGCCCAGTGTGGACAGTGCTGTGGAGTCTTGGGACAGCTCGACCAGCGAGGGTGGCTTTGGGGGCCCAG GGTCCTACGCGCCACAGACGGCAGCCCGGGGAGTGACCCCGCAGGAGTGGAGGTCCGGCCGGCTGAGGGGCAGTCCTCCACCCACCGATCCCCGGAGGACGAGCTATACTCCAACCCCCGCCGACGAGAGCTTccccgaggaggaggaggaggattggGAGCCGCCACCGAG CCCAGCCCCTGGCCCTGCCCGAGAGGAGGGCTTCTGGCGAGTGTTTGGAGAAGCTCTCGAAGACCTGGAGTCATGTGGTCAGTCAGAGATGCTGAGGGAACTGGAG GTGACCCTGCACAAGGACCCCATGAGGAATGACTTCGGTTTCAGCGTCTCGGATGGCCTCCTGGAGAAAGGTGTCTACGTCCACACTGTGCGCCCTGATGGGCCAGCCCACCGTGGGGGCCTCCGTCCCTTGGACAGGGTCCTTCAG